In Peromyscus leucopus breed LL Stock chromosome 16_21, UCI_PerLeu_2.1, whole genome shotgun sequence, a single genomic region encodes these proteins:
- the Gnmt gene encoding glycine N-methyltransferase, giving the protein MVDSIYRTRSLGVAAEGIPDQYADGEAARVWQLYIGDTRSRTAEYKAWLLGLLRQHGCRRVLDVACGTGVDSIMLVEEGFSVTSVDASDKMLKYALKERWNRRQEPAFDKWVIEEANWLTLDQDVPAGDGFDAVICLGNSFAHLPDSKGDQSDHRLALKNIASMVRPGGLLVIDHRNYDHILSTGNAPQGKNIYYKSDLTKDITTSVLTVNNKAHMVTLDYTVQVPGAGRDGSPGFSKFRLSYYPHCLASFTELLQAAFGGKCQHSVLGDFKPYKPGQAYVPCYFIHVLKKTG; this is encoded by the exons ATGGTGGACAGCATTTACCGTACCCGCTCCCTGGGGGTGGCGGCAGAAGGGATCCCCGACCAGTATGCTGACGGGGAGGCCGCGCGTGTGTGGCAGCTGTACATCGGGGACACCCGCAGCCGCACCGCCGAGTACAAGGCGTGGCTGCTCGGGCTGCTGCGCCAGCATGGTTGCCGTCGGGTGTTGGACGTGGCCTGTGGCACCGG AGTGGACTCTATTATGCTGGTGGAAGAGGGTTTCAGCGTGACGAGTGTGGACGCCAGTGACAAGATGCTGAAATACGCACTTAAGGAGCGCTGGAACCGGAGGCAGGAGCCAGCCTTTGACAAGTGGG TCATTGAAGAAGCCAACTGGTTGACTCTGGACCAAGACGTACCAGCAGGAGATGGCTTCGATGCCGTCATCTGCCTCGGGAACAGTTTTGCTCACTTGCCAGACAGCAAAG GTGACCAGAGTGACCACCGGCTGGCGCTGAAGAACATTGCAAGCATGGTGCGGCCTGGGGGCCTGCTGGTCATCGATCACCGTAACTACGACCACATCCTCAGCACAGGCAACGCACCCCAAGGGAAGAACATCTACTATAAG AGTGACCTGACCAAGGACATCACAACCTCAGTGCTGACAGTGAACAACAAGGCCCACATGGTgaccctggactacacagtgcAGGTGCCAGGCGCTGGCAGAGACGGCTCTCCTGGCTTCAG TAAGTTCCGGCTCTCTTACTACCCACACTGTTTGGCGTCCTTCACGGAGCTGCTCCAAGCAGCCTTCGGGGGCAAGTGTCAACACAGCGTCCTGGGCGACTTCAAGCCTTACAAGCCCGGCCAGGCCTACGTCCCCTGCTATTTCATCCATGTGCTCAAGAAGACCGGCTGA